In one Nicotiana tomentosiformis chromosome 6, ASM39032v3, whole genome shotgun sequence genomic region, the following are encoded:
- the LOC138893507 gene encoding uncharacterized protein yields the protein MTSKESDTGVVDPPREIVESKSELKEEVHRLKHQMVEMYQAWIRGYPPPSFPANYTENPAFIPPLAQAQNPITIDLSPQHAPGFTPLHHYPSTSSQTFHAPPVKTTTYPAPISAPVFVAPSRATLHRSSSEPVFQDPDTQYYAPEPTFKVTDPYSYTPHFEPPVETEKPSRNVEMDEIFRKMKSREQSLKNIQGIGSQVSVAYKDLCLFPDVQLPAGFKMPKFDLYDGHGDPVAHLRGFCSKMRGAGGKDELLMAYLSQSLSAEALEWYTRQDASRWYTWDNLAQAFARHFQYNIDIIPDRLSLTKVEKKSSESFREYGFRWREQAARVNPPMEEYEMVEYFLQALEPTYFGHLISAIGKPSTMW from the coding sequence atgactagcaaagagTCGGACACGGGTGTTGTTGACCCGCCGAGGGAGATTGTAGAATCAAagtctgaattgaaagaggaggtccacaggttgaagcatcaaatggTAGAAATGTATCAAGCCTGGATCAGGGGGTATCCTCCACCTTCATTCCCCGCTAACTACACAGAAAATCCCGCTTTCATCCCACCACTGGCACAAGCCCAGAATCCCATTACCATTGATCTTTCCCCTCAGCATGCACCTGGTTTTACGCCTTTACACCACTACCCCAGCACCTCGTCCCAAACTTTTCATGCTCCACCAGTCAAAACAACCACATACCCTGCTCCGATATCTGCTCCTGTTTTCGTAGCCCCTTCGCGAGCTACCCTCCACCGATCTTCTAGTGAACCAGTGTTCCAAGATCCAGATACCCAATATTATGCTCCggaaccaactttcaaagtcacggatccttattcctacacccctcactttgaacctcctgttgaaactgagaaaccatcccggaacgtGGAGATGGATGAGATATTCAGGAAAATGAAGAGTCGAGAGCAATCTTTGAAGAACATAcaagggataggaagccaagtaagtgtggcttacaaggatttatgcttattCCCTGATGTCCAACTACCCgctgggttcaagatgcccaagtttgacctgtacgatggacatggagatcccgtggcccatttgagaggctttTGCAGTAAGATGAGAGGCGCCGGTGGGAAGGACGAATTATTAATGGCGTATTTGAGTCAGAGTCTGAGTGCGGAAGCTTTGgaatggtacacccgccaagacgctagcaggtggtacacatgggataacttggctcaggcctttgctcggcactttcagtacaatatagacattatcccggatcgcctatctttgaccaaggtagaAAAGAAGAGCAGTGagagctttagggaatatggtttcagatggagagaacaagctgcacgggtcaatcctccaatggaagaatatgagatggtcgagtactttcttcaagccttAGAACCTACTTAttttggccatttgatctcagccataggtaagccttcaacgatgtggtaa
- the LOC138893508 gene encoding uncharacterized protein, producing the protein MGGMVEEGLKSSKIMNYSAIKATTQAIQSSTGSLLGKKKKDDVAMFVSGSGLRQLDVLRLIEPKTPNPPPRNFDYFLRCAYCSDAPGHDTEKCWHLKRAIQELIDTNQIAVQNTEAPNIKQNSLPAHAKTYIIEIVHKDGKPKNSSKSVMMIRASKSNPVKAPDSAKSMPLTVEGVSEKLSSLNVKPSVLVVKGPPIDVEANQEKQKVIVPGVPGKPVIIVEGARITPVIIKPVTQLPMVDTKAVPWNYKQVIVTYKGKEVEEEVNETRGLTRSGRCFTPEELRKAKPFKDGHIPVKKPVTEEEAEEFLKKMKMQDYSIILNEAYVPDKITVNNLEKITNKIFEANRIIFSDDELPMEGTEHNRALYLTVKCEDSTVSRVLVDNGSSANICPLSTLQKLKIGTERIHMNNLCVRGFDGGGKDSVGDIMLELSIGPVEFTMEFQVLDVAVSYNLLLGRPWIHVAKAIPSSLHHMVKFEWDRQEIVVHGDENLSTYNDTIVLFIEVKDDKGPWVYQKFETVSVEKIPEGECIPGSKLPSVSVMVANEILKNGFVPGKGLGSSLQGIAHPVCPRESFGTFGLGFTLTGKDVKKAKNLKRKVSSLPKHVPHISKSFVKSGVAKRPISEVPKPVVDFDEELIKRFQSLFDEVNTVEIGECSSNVDMHLVGPNVIPGQSNSEITIQEVECDDETEYDEEAAFEEISRELKYFEGKPKPNLNETEAIKLGDQDNVRETKISVHLELQIKEEIIKALFEYKDVFAWSYDDMPGLSTDLVVHKLPIDPAFPPVKQKLRKFKTDMSVKIKEEITKQLGAKVIQASPKDNFPLPNIHILIDNCAKHEIGSFVDCYAGYHQILMDEEDIEKTAFIMPWGAYCFRVVPFGLKNAEATYMKAMTTIFHDMIHKEIEVYVDDVIIKSKKQSDHVGYLRKFFQRLRR; encoded by the exons atgggaggaatggtggaagagggactcaagtcaagcaagatcatgaACTACTCTGCCATAAAAGCAACCACACAGGCAATTCAAAGTAGTACCGGAagcctgttaggcaaaaagaagaaagacgATGTCGCTATGTTTGTCTCTGGATCAGG gttgaggcagttggaTGTTTTGAGGCTGATTGAGCCAAAGACACCAAATCCACCTCCAAGGAACTTTGATTATTTCCTCAGATGCgcatattgttctgatgccccagggcacgacacagagaagtgttggcatttgaagagggcgatccaagagcttattgatacaaatcaaattgcGGTCCAGAACACAGAGGCACCAAACATCAAGCAAAATTCTTTGCCGGCCCATGCAAAGACATATATAAttgagatagttcataaggatgggaagcccaagaattcttccaagtctgtcatgatgatCCGGGCTAGCAAAAGTAATCCAGTTAAAGCTCCAGATTCTGCAAAATCAATGCCCTTGACAGTTGAAGGGGTGTCGGAGAAGCTAAGCTCGCTCAACGTGAAGCCATCTGTATTGGTTGTGAAAGGGCCTCCGATTGATGTTGAAGCGAACCAGGAAAAGCAAAAAGTGATCGTACCAGGGGTCCCGGGCAAGCCTGTTATAATCGTGGAAGGGGCTCGTATTACCCCCGTTATTATTAAGCCAGTGACCCAATTACCAATGGTTGACACAAAAGCCGTCCCGTGGAATTACAAACAGGTGATAGTAACATataaagggaaagaagtagaggaagaagtcaatgaaacCAGAGGACTGACTCGTTCTGGGAGATGTTTTACCCCAGAGGAACTGAGGAAAGCCAAGCCATTTAAGGATGGCCACATCCCAGTAAAGAAGCcggtcaccgaagaagaggctgaagagttcctgaaaaagatgaaaatgcaagactattccatt attttgaatgaggcctatgttcctgataagatcacggtAAACAACTTGGAAAAGATTACTAATAAGATTTTCGAAGCAAACAGGATCATtttctcagatgatgaacttcctatggagggtacagagcacaaccgagctctttatctcacagtgaAATGCGAGGATTCTACTGTCTCAAGGGTACTGGTTGATAACGGTTCTAGTGCAAATATTtgccctctgtccactttgcaaaagttgaagatcgGCACTGAAAGGATCCACATGAACAATTTATGTGTTCGAGGCTTTgatggaggagggaaagattctgtcggtgatataatgctcgaattgtcaatagggccagttgagttcactatggagttccaagtgctagatgtggCTGTCTCCTACAACTTGTTGTTGGGTAGGCCCTGGATACATGTTGCCAAGGCAATCCCGTCTTCTCTGCATCATATGGTAAAGTTCGAATGGGACAGgcaggaaatagttgtgcacggtgatgagaactTATCTACTTACAATGACACAATTGTTCTATTTATTGAAGTTAaagatgataaagggccttgggtTTACCAAAAGTTCGAAACAGTGTCTGTCGAGAAGATTCCTGAAGGAGAATGCATTCCAGGTTCGAAGCTACCATCCGTGTCtgtcatggtagcaaatgaaataTTGAAGAATGGTTTTGTGCCGGGCAAAGGCCTGGGTTCATCTCTGCAGGGTATTGCACATCCGGTGTGTCCACGTGAAAGTtttggtacatttggtttgggattcacactcacagggaaggacgtgaaaaaggctaaaaatttgaaaagaaagGTATCGTCACTTCCTAAGCATGTTCCACATATCTCCAAGTCTTTTGTCAAGTCAGGGGTCGCAAAACGCCCAATATCAGAGGTACCAAAAcctgtggtcgactttgatgaagagctgatcaagaggttccagagtcTGTTTGATGAGGTTAATACGGTGGAAATTGGAGAATGTTCCAGTAATGTCGATATGCATCTTgttgggccaaat gttattccagg ccaatctaattctgaaataacaatccaagaagtagagtgtgatgatgaaacagaatatgatgaagaagcagcaTTTGAGGAAATCAGTAGAGAACTAAAATACTTTGAAGGAAAACCCaagcctaatttgaatgaaactgaagcaatcaaattaggagatcaagataatgtcagggaaaccaagataagtgtACATCTGGAACTgcaaatcaaggaagaaataatcaaagcactgtttgaatacaaagatgtctttgcatggtcgtatgacgaTATGCCGGGTTTGAGCACTGATTTGGTAGTTCATAAATTGCCAATTGATCCTGCATTCCCTCCtgtcaagcaaaagttaagaaagttcaagactgacatgagtgtgaagattaaagaagaaatcacaaagcaactTGGGGCAAAAGTCATTCAG GCAAGTCCAAAGGATAACTTTCCGTTGCCGAACATCCACATTCTGattgacaattgtgccaagcacgAGATCgggtcttttgtggattgttatgcgGGATATCACCAGATCCTGATGGATGAGGAAGACATAGAAAAGACAGCATTCATCATGCCATGGGGGGCATATTGCTTCCGGGTAGtgccattcggtttgaagaatgctgagGCAACTTACATGAAGGCAATGACtaccatatttcatgacatgatacacaaggaaattgaggtttatgtagatgatgtgatcataaagtcaaagaagcagtccgaccatgttggatacttgagaaagtttttccaaaggcttCGCAGGTAA
- the LOC138893509 gene encoding uncharacterized protein yields the protein MVNQVIVGALFQEGTSQVRPPYFNGQHFSHWKVRMEIYAKSYDLKVWRVIKKGNYPLPAVAQPPADPEDIDEYTDEQMAVVQVNAKVRNLLYNAISVEEYEKISNCDTAKEMWDKLEVTYEGTSKVKETHINMLVHDYELFQMKERESIKEIFARFSKIISDLKAFGKPYSSGDQDLNKLSYDELRGELIAFEKTHLKKTNQEEKKKTVAFKATPERTDNDIDDDPEALQEEIFMVSRNMDSLMRRYMNTKRGRIPPRRTRQYNKQDKNDGKCYECGRFGHVQAECPKLKRKVSRGFNKNKSFGSWSDEDSSEHEEIANLCFMTILENDMNKISGCWIDEDISDND from the exons atggtAAATCAAGTTATTGTCGGAGCACTCTTTCAGGAAGGAACATCGCAAGTGAGGCCACCATATTTTAATGGACAACATTTCTCTCACTGGAAAGTGCGTATGGAAATATATGCAAAATCTTATGATCTCAAGGTTTGGAGAGTTATCAAAAAGGGGAATTACCCACTACCGGCTGTTGCTCAACCACCCGCTGATCCTGAAGATATAGATGAATATACCGATGAACAAATGGCGGTTGTACAAGTTAATGCTAAAGTAAGGAATCTGCTTTATAATGCTATAAGTGTTGAAGAATACGAGAAAATCTCCAATTGTGATACAGCCAAAGAGATGTGGGATAAACTTGAAGTCACTTATGAAGGAACCAGTAAAGTGAAAGAAACCCATATTAACATGTTGGTCCATGACTACGAACTTTTCCAGATGAAAGAAAGAGAATctattaaagaaatatttgccaGATTTAGCAAAATCATCAGTGATCTAAAAGCTTTTGGCAAACCCTACTCAAGTGGTGATCAA GATTTGAATAAATTATCATATGATGAACTTCGAGGAGAACTTATAGCTTTTGAGAAAACCCATCTCAAGAAAACAAAtcaagaagagaagaagaaaacagTTGCTTTCAAGGCTACACCTGAAAGAACAGACAATGATATTGATGATGACCCTGAAGCTCTTCAAGAAGAAATTTTCATGGTATCAAGGAACATGGATAGTTTAATGAGGAGATACATGAATACAAAAAGAGGCAGAATACCACCCAGGCGAACTAGGCAATACAATAAACAAGACAAAAATGATGGCAAATGTTATGAATGTGGAAGATTTGGGCATGTTCAAGCTGAATGTCCCAAGCTTAAAAGAAAGGTCTCTAGAGGGTTTAACAAGAACAAATCATTTGGAAGCTGGAGTGATGAAGATAGTTCTGAACATGAAGAGATAGCAAATCTATGCTTCATGACAATTTTGGAAAACGACATGAACAAGATTTCAGGGTGCTGGATAGATGAGGACATCTCAGATAATGATTGA